From a region of the Corallococcus coralloides DSM 2259 genome:
- the uraD gene encoding 2-oxo-4-hydroxy-4-carboxy-5-ureidoimidazoline decarboxylase: MTTPLERLNTATTEEATEALTRCCGSTKWVQRMLAVRPFRDAEHLYAEAADAWARTGPEDWKEAFTHHPRIGDVSKLREKFASTAQWSSQEQKGVAGANEGVLQALAQGNRDYESRYGFIFLVCATGKSAAQMLELLQDRMHHTPDEELKIAAGEQAKITRIRLEKLLAS, from the coding sequence GTGACGACGCCGCTGGAGCGCCTGAACACCGCCACGACGGAGGAGGCCACCGAGGCCCTCACCCGTTGCTGCGGCAGCACGAAGTGGGTCCAGCGGATGCTGGCCGTCCGCCCGTTCCGCGACGCGGAGCACCTGTACGCGGAGGCCGCGGACGCCTGGGCGCGCACGGGGCCGGAGGACTGGAAGGAGGCCTTCACGCACCACCCGCGCATCGGCGACGTGTCGAAGCTGCGGGAGAAGTTCGCCTCCACCGCGCAGTGGTCGTCACAGGAGCAGAAGGGCGTGGCCGGCGCGAACGAAGGCGTGTTGCAGGCGCTGGCCCAGGGCAACCGGGACTACGAGTCCCGCTACGGCTTCATCTTCCTCGTCTGCGCCACGGGCAAGAGCGCGGCGCAGATGCTGGAGCTGCTCCAGGACCGCATGCACCACACCCCCGACGAGGAGCTGAAGATCGCGGCCGGGGAGCAGGCGAAGATCACCCGCATCCGACTGGAGAAGCTCCTCGCGTCATGA
- the uraH gene encoding hydroxyisourate hydrolase codes for MSTLSTHVLDTSTGRPAEGLSLTLEARSGEDFRELSRGVTNADGRVKDLSGANTKLQPGVYRLTFDTGAWFQARGQRGFYPYVQVVFEVTATDEHYHVPLLLSPFGFSTYRGS; via the coding sequence ATGAGCACCCTCAGCACGCATGTCCTGGACACGAGCACGGGCCGTCCCGCGGAGGGGCTCTCCCTCACGTTGGAGGCCCGCTCGGGCGAAGACTTCCGGGAGCTGTCCCGGGGCGTCACCAACGCGGACGGACGGGTGAAGGACCTGTCGGGCGCGAACACGAAGCTTCAGCCCGGCGTGTACCGGCTCACCTTCGACACCGGGGCCTGGTTCCAGGCCCGGGGTCAGCGAGGCTTCTACCCGTACGTGCAGGTCGTGTTCGAGGTCACCGCGACCGACGAGCACTACCACGTCCCGCTGCTCTTGAGCCCCTTCGGCTTCTCCACCTACCGGGGCAGCTGA
- a CDS encoding Rieske 2Fe-2S domain-containing protein, translating into MRITFLGHAGFAVETAGALVVMDPWLTPQGAFDSAWMQLPRNHHLAPRVKELLETPGKERFLYISHEHKDHFDPEFLATIAKRDFTVLVPKFRRSELRDIFEKYGCKRVIACEDSREIPIKGGYIKLFVSEQGTNRDSSVMVRGDGQCFLNINDCKMHDRLVRVIAEEGPIDVFSAQFSGAIWHPTCYEYPEAQYSAISLKKRDSKFEAVARALEVVQPRAYIAAAGPAAFLDPALFHLNFQDVNIFPRAPVLFSYLEKRMPTLPTRYLEPMPGDVLDAGSLEFVSQVPERVTTENFKEYLHTYAKDMAYVFRERRRNLMREEVDEIHGRLRTELQRKLDLLDLHDRVGMPFYVELTEAPTRLLRVDFKARRVDEVTEMRDKSRYAMKVSASDIVRVLDRKLNWEDFLLSFRLRLSRNPDVYEPVLHGFLGVEVEDIREFCDGIRATEAQKERTVVEAGGKRFTIQRFCPHQGADLAEGWVEEGRYVVCPRHRWQFDLQNGGACKTNNSTLCAEPAADKPEKVERGGDKAPADKVPAVDKAPVEPPRV; encoded by the coding sequence ATGCGGATCACCTTCCTGGGTCATGCGGGCTTCGCGGTGGAGACCGCCGGAGCGCTCGTCGTCATGGATCCGTGGCTGACGCCCCAGGGGGCCTTCGACTCCGCGTGGATGCAGCTGCCGCGCAACCACCACCTGGCGCCGCGCGTGAAGGAGCTGCTGGAGACGCCGGGCAAGGAGCGCTTCCTCTACATCAGCCACGAGCACAAGGATCACTTCGACCCGGAGTTCCTGGCCACCATCGCGAAGCGGGACTTCACGGTGCTGGTGCCCAAGTTCCGCCGCTCGGAGCTGCGGGACATCTTCGAGAAGTACGGCTGCAAGCGCGTCATCGCGTGCGAGGACTCGCGCGAGATTCCCATCAAGGGCGGCTACATCAAGCTCTTCGTGTCCGAGCAGGGCACCAACCGCGACTCCAGCGTGATGGTGCGCGGCGACGGACAGTGCTTCCTCAACATCAACGACTGCAAGATGCACGACCGCCTGGTGCGCGTCATCGCGGAGGAGGGGCCCATCGACGTCTTCTCCGCCCAGTTCTCCGGCGCCATCTGGCACCCCACCTGCTACGAGTACCCGGAGGCGCAGTACTCGGCCATCAGCCTGAAGAAGCGCGACAGCAAGTTCGAGGCGGTAGCGCGCGCGTTGGAAGTGGTGCAGCCCCGCGCGTACATCGCGGCGGCGGGCCCGGCGGCCTTCCTGGATCCGGCGCTCTTCCACCTGAACTTCCAGGACGTGAACATCTTCCCGCGCGCGCCCGTGCTCTTCTCCTACCTGGAGAAGCGTATGCCCACGCTGCCCACGCGCTACCTGGAGCCCATGCCCGGAGACGTGCTGGACGCGGGCTCGCTGGAGTTCGTGTCGCAGGTGCCGGAGCGCGTGACGACGGAGAACTTCAAGGAGTACCTCCACACGTACGCGAAGGACATGGCCTACGTGTTCCGTGAGCGCCGCCGCAACCTGATGCGCGAGGAGGTGGATGAGATCCACGGCCGCCTGCGCACGGAGCTGCAGCGCAAGCTGGACCTGTTGGACCTTCATGACCGCGTGGGCATGCCGTTCTACGTGGAGCTGACGGAGGCGCCCACGCGGCTGTTGCGCGTGGACTTCAAGGCCCGCCGCGTGGATGAAGTGACGGAGATGCGCGACAAGAGCCGCTACGCGATGAAGGTGAGCGCGAGCGACATCGTGCGCGTGTTGGACCGGAAGCTGAACTGGGAGGACTTCCTCCTGTCCTTCCGCCTGCGCCTGTCCCGCAACCCGGACGTCTACGAGCCCGTGCTGCACGGCTTCCTGGGCGTGGAGGTGGAGGACATCCGCGAGTTCTGCGACGGCATCCGCGCAACGGAGGCCCAGAAGGAACGCACCGTGGTGGAGGCCGGCGGCAAGCGCTTCACCATCCAGCGCTTCTGCCCGCACCAGGGCGCGGACCTGGCCGAGGGCTGGGTGGAGGAGGGCCGCTACGTGGTGTGCCCGCGCCACCGCTGGCAGTTCGACCTGCAGAACGGCGGCGCGTGCAAGACGAACAACTCCACGCTCTGCGCGGAGCCCGCCGCGGACAAGCCGGAGAAGGTGGAGCGCGGCGGCGACAAGGCCCCGGCGGACAAGGTGCCCGCCGTGGACAAGGCGCCCGTCGAACCGCCGCGCGTCTGA
- a CDS encoding TerC family protein — MWGGFIAFVIAMLALDLGVFHRKAHSVSFKEAAAWSAVWVSLSLVFNGFLWWRYGAGPGMEFLTGYLIEKSLSVDNIFVFVVIFSTMKVPALYQHRVLFWGILSALVLRAAMIFAGVAMLERFHWLIYVFGAFLIITGVKLFIQRNHEEHPEDGWLMRTARRVIPSTPHFDGQHFLTVENGRKLATPLLMALMLVEASDVLFALDSIPAIFAVTRDPFIVFTSNIFAILGLRSLFFLMAGAMEKFTYLKVGLSGVLVFVGAKMALVDVVHLSPAVSLGVIALVLGASIVASLVKARNTPPHAPGSETSSDVSRDTAAPAKS; from the coding sequence ATGTGGGGCGGCTTCATCGCATTTGTCATCGCGATGCTCGCGCTGGACCTGGGTGTGTTCCACCGCAAGGCGCACTCCGTGAGCTTCAAGGAGGCCGCGGCCTGGAGCGCGGTGTGGGTGAGCCTGTCGCTGGTGTTCAACGGCTTCCTGTGGTGGCGCTACGGCGCCGGGCCGGGCATGGAGTTCCTCACCGGCTACCTCATCGAGAAGTCGCTCTCCGTCGACAACATCTTCGTCTTCGTCGTCATCTTCTCCACGATGAAGGTCCCGGCCCTCTACCAGCACCGGGTCCTCTTCTGGGGCATCCTGAGCGCGCTGGTGCTGCGCGCGGCGATGATCTTCGCGGGCGTGGCGATGCTGGAGCGCTTCCACTGGCTCATCTACGTCTTCGGCGCCTTCCTCATCATCACGGGCGTGAAGCTCTTCATCCAGCGCAACCACGAGGAGCACCCGGAGGACGGCTGGCTGATGCGCACCGCCCGCCGCGTGATTCCCTCCACGCCGCACTTCGACGGGCAGCACTTCCTCACGGTGGAGAACGGCCGCAAGCTGGCGACGCCGCTGCTCATGGCGCTGATGCTGGTGGAGGCGTCCGACGTGCTCTTCGCGCTGGACTCCATCCCCGCCATCTTCGCGGTGACGCGCGACCCGTTCATCGTCTTCACGTCGAACATCTTCGCCATCCTGGGCCTGCGCTCGCTCTTCTTCCTGATGGCCGGCGCGATGGAGAAGTTCACCTACCTGAAGGTCGGCCTGTCCGGCGTGCTCGTCTTCGTGGGCGCGAAGATGGCGCTGGTGGACGTGGTGCACCTGTCCCCGGCCGTCTCCCTGGGCGTCATCGCGCTGGTGCTGGGCGCCAGCATCGTGGCCTCGCTGGTGAAGGCCAGGAACACGCCGCCGCACGCGCCCGGCAGTGAGACGTCCTCGGACGTGAGCCGCGACACGGCGGCCCCCGCGAAGAGCTGA
- a CDS encoding SCP2 sterol-binding domain-containing protein has protein sequence MPKFPSKEWLDEAVRLTNADPECAIAGKGWKGDFGAVIEAEQGKLDKPFVIHVEPGDCDIKRARVLSDPDDLDELEPVYLARAPYSVWKQLLLGTLDPVEAVLKRRISMRGDLQPLIERMRYKGIADRVFAALKTEFPDGP, from the coding sequence ATGCCGAAGTTTCCGTCGAAGGAATGGCTGGACGAAGCCGTCCGGCTCACCAATGCAGACCCGGAGTGCGCCATCGCCGGCAAGGGATGGAAGGGCGACTTCGGGGCCGTCATCGAAGCGGAGCAGGGCAAGCTGGACAAGCCCTTCGTCATCCACGTGGAGCCCGGGGACTGCGACATCAAGCGGGCCCGCGTGCTGTCGGATCCGGACGACCTGGACGAACTGGAGCCGGTGTACCTGGCCCGCGCGCCGTACTCCGTCTGGAAGCAGCTCCTCCTGGGCACGCTGGACCCCGTGGAGGCGGTGCTCAAGCGCCGCATCTCCATGCGGGGGGACCTGCAGCCGCTCATCGAACGCATGCGCTACAAGGGCATCGCCGACCGCGTCTTCGCCGCGCTGAAGACCGAGTTCCCCGACGGCCCCTGA